In Salinigranum marinum, one DNA window encodes the following:
- a CDS encoding MmgE/PrpD family protein, with protein MTIAREFAEYCADLSLDAVDDDSVEYTKTLLLDTLGTAVGGYHWSDSAEVMVGAGSDLHGARRGTDGTATVLATGDRLSPADAALVNGALSHSLDYDNRHSPGSLHIGSSVVIAALAAAETVDASGETLLEALVAGYDVTARLGMACNPRSSHERGFHPTGTCGTFGATAAVGVVYGLDADELVAAFGVNGSQASGSYQCSVTGGWNKRIHPGFAARNAFVAVAFATNGFEGPPDPIEGELGFLQAYADRPAPERATEGLGEVYEAARTKIKPYPVGTFAHVPIALLIDLAEEEEIAPDDVEAITVELPTSGARMFARGDGDSHPTSSAEAQFDMPFSAALAVAYCDASLGSFDDALSADRPDSFDRLMDVTTTVASDELEAFLPELYPARVTVRTSDGTYELFREWVQGEPEHPLSWADLERKFADLTPTFDADARRRIVECVRDIESRTGRELVAPFGDA; from the coding sequence ATGACGATCGCACGTGAGTTCGCGGAGTACTGCGCCGACCTGTCGCTCGATGCGGTCGACGACGATTCGGTCGAGTACACCAAGACGCTCCTGTTGGACACGCTCGGCACCGCCGTCGGCGGCTACCACTGGTCTGACTCCGCCGAGGTGATGGTCGGCGCGGGGAGCGATCTCCACGGCGCCCGACGAGGGACCGACGGGACCGCGACGGTGCTCGCGACGGGCGATCGACTGTCGCCCGCGGACGCGGCGCTCGTCAACGGCGCGCTCTCGCACAGCCTCGACTACGACAACCGCCACTCGCCGGGGAGCCTCCACATCGGTTCCTCGGTCGTGATCGCGGCGCTGGCGGCCGCCGAGACCGTCGACGCGAGCGGCGAGACGCTCCTCGAAGCGCTCGTCGCCGGCTACGACGTGACGGCCCGGCTCGGGATGGCCTGCAACCCCCGCTCCTCGCACGAGCGGGGCTTTCACCCCACCGGGACGTGCGGAACCTTCGGCGCAACGGCCGCCGTCGGCGTCGTCTACGGCCTCGACGCCGACGAGCTGGTCGCCGCCTTCGGCGTCAACGGAAGCCAGGCGAGCGGGTCGTACCAGTGCAGCGTGACCGGCGGCTGGAACAAGCGGATCCACCCGGGCTTCGCCGCCCGGAACGCGTTCGTCGCCGTCGCCTTCGCCACCAACGGCTTCGAGGGGCCGCCGGACCCGATCGAGGGCGAACTCGGCTTCCTCCAGGCGTACGCCGACCGGCCGGCCCCCGAGCGCGCGACCGAGGGGCTCGGCGAGGTGTACGAGGCGGCACGAACGAAGATCAAGCCCTACCCCGTCGGGACGTTCGCCCACGTCCCCATCGCCCTGCTGATCGACCTCGCCGAGGAGGAGGAGATCGCTCCCGACGATGTCGAGGCCATCACGGTCGAACTGCCGACCTCCGGCGCGCGGATGTTCGCCCGGGGGGACGGCGACAGCCACCCCACCTCGTCGGCGGAAGCCCAGTTCGACATGCCGTTTTCGGCAGCCCTCGCGGTGGCGTACTGCGACGCCAGCCTCGGCTCGTTCGACGACGCGCTGTCGGCCGACCGCCCCGACTCGTTCGATCGGTTGATGGACGTCACCACGACGGTCGCGAGCGACGAACTCGAAGCGTTCCTCCCCGAACTCTACCCCGCCCGCGTCACCGTCCGAACGTCGGACGGGACGTACGAACTGTTCCGCGAGTGGGTCCAGGGCGAACCCGAACACCCGCTCTCGTGGGCCGACCTCGAACGCAAGTTCGCCGATCTCACCCCGACGTTCGACGCCGACGCCCGCCGACGGATCGTCGAGTGCGTCCGCGACATCGAGTCGCGAACCGGCCGGGAGCTGGTCGCCCCGTTCGGCGACGCCTAA
- a CDS encoding MmgE/PrpD family protein codes for MTTTADFAEFIGSTEYEDLSEEVVDGIKKRILDSIGIALGSIGDEPVEIVRETVRELDPEGGACDIWGADETASPPEAAMMNTALIRYLDYMDALLLPGETPHPSDNVGAAVASAQYAGASGKELITGVGIAYEAHGEMAAKAPGRDIGWDHIHVTFGSVAAASKLMGLDYEQTRNAVGIATAAYNPLRVTRTGEISMWKGIASANLARNAVYTAMLAKNGMEGPVDAFEGQKGWKEIVQERDFQVEFTPCERILEVMTKKYMAGTHAQTAIEGLLELLDRDGIDPHDIEGIHLETYESAKHVMGGGEGDRHVPKNREQADHSIPYTLAAAALDGQLMKEQYTKERITRDDVRELMGTMTVEGSPELTERFEAGEQPYNITVTTADGSEHRIEKTAFEGHPTNPMSWEQLEEKFHGIAKDVYPEAHRTEIIETVKTLEDHETSDLTALL; via the coding sequence ATGACCACAACAGCGGACTTCGCGGAGTTCATCGGCTCGACCGAGTACGAAGACCTCTCAGAGGAGGTCGTCGACGGCATCAAGAAACGGATCCTCGACTCGATCGGGATCGCGCTCGGCTCGATCGGCGACGAGCCGGTCGAGATCGTCAGGGAGACCGTCCGCGAACTCGACCCCGAAGGCGGTGCCTGCGACATCTGGGGTGCCGACGAGACGGCCTCACCGCCGGAGGCGGCGATGATGAACACGGCGTTGATCCGCTATCTCGACTACATGGACGCGCTGTTGCTGCCCGGGGAGACCCCACATCCGAGCGACAACGTCGGTGCCGCGGTCGCCAGCGCGCAGTACGCCGGCGCATCGGGCAAGGAGCTGATCACCGGCGTCGGGATCGCCTACGAGGCACACGGCGAGATGGCAGCGAAAGCGCCCGGCCGGGACATCGGGTGGGACCACATCCACGTGACGTTCGGATCGGTCGCCGCCGCGAGCAAGCTCATGGGGCTCGACTACGAGCAGACCCGCAACGCCGTCGGCATCGCGACGGCCGCGTACAACCCGCTCCGGGTGACGCGGACGGGCGAGATCTCGATGTGGAAGGGGATCGCGTCGGCGAACCTCGCGCGCAACGCGGTGTACACGGCGATGCTCGCGAAGAACGGGATGGAAGGCCCCGTCGACGCCTTCGAGGGGCAGAAGGGCTGGAAGGAGATCGTCCAAGAGCGGGACTTCCAGGTCGAGTTCACCCCGTGTGAGCGCATCCTCGAAGTGATGACGAAGAAGTACATGGCGGGCACGCACGCCCAGACGGCGATCGAGGGCCTGCTGGAGTTGCTCGACCGCGACGGGATCGACCCCCACGACATCGAGGGGATCCACTTAGAGACGTACGAGAGCGCGAAACACGTCATGGGCGGCGGCGAGGGCGACCGGCACGTGCCGAAGAACCGCGAGCAGGCCGACCACAGCATCCCGTACACGCTCGCGGCGGCGGCGCTCGACGGCCAGTTGATGAAAGAACAGTACACGAAAGAACGGATCACGCGCGACGACGTCCGCGAGTTGATGGGGACGATGACCGTCGAGGGGAGCCCCGAACTCACAGAGCGGTTCGAGGCCGGCGAGCAGCCGTACAACATCACCGTCACGACGGCGGACGGCAGCGAACACCGGATCGAGAAGACAGCGTTCGAGGGTCACCCGACGAACCCGATGTCGTGGGAGCAGTTAGAGGAGAAGTTCCACGGAATCGCGAAGGACGTCTACCCCGAGGCTCACCGCACCGAGATCATCGAGACCGTCAAGACGCTCGAAGACCACGAGACGAGCGATCTGACGGCGCTGTTGTAG